One region of Ictalurus punctatus breed USDA103 chromosome 6, Coco_2.0, whole genome shotgun sequence genomic DNA includes:
- the pdk1 gene encoding pyruvate dehydrogenase (acetyl-transferring) kinase isozyme 1, mitochondrial: MRILRALMSNRSIGKLVDHYSRFSPSPLSMKQFIDFGSENACEKTSFMFLREELPVRLANIMKEINLLPDNLLRTPSVGLVQSWYIQSLLDILEFKKKNANTEEVTADFTDAVIKILSRHNDVVPTMAQGVVEYKEAYGTDPVTSQNMQYFLDRFYMSRISIRMLLNQHTLLFGGKVQVNPAHPKQIGSIDPYCRVTDVIKDAYENARDLCDRYYMNSPELKLEEFNGKEPNKPITVVYVPSHLYHMAFELFKNAMRATMELYGDAMEYPAIHVKIILGDEDLTVKVSDLGGGVPLRKIDRLFTYTYSTAPRPQMDTSRAAPLAGYGYGLPISRLYARYFQGELQLYSMEGHGTDAVIYIRALSTESIERLPVYNKSAWKHYKTMQEADDWCVPSKEPKDMSTFRSI, encoded by the exons ATGAGGATTTTAAGGGCTTTAATGAGCAACAGATCAATCGGGAAGCTTGTTGATCACTACTCCAGGTTTTCCCCCTCACCTCTTTCTATGAAACAGTTCATAGACTTTG GATCAGAAAATGCGTGTGAGAAGACCTCGTTCATGTTCCTGAGAGAGGAGCTGCCAGTCAGGTTGGCCAACATTATGAAAGAGATTAACCTGCTGCCTGATAACTTACTCAGGACGCCTTCAGTGGGCCTAGTGCAGAGCTG GTACATTCAAAGTCTCCTAGATATACTGGAGTTCAAGAAGAAAAATGCTAACACTGAAGAGGTCACTGCTGA TTTCACAGATGCAGTGATCAAGATCCTTAGCAGGCATAATGATGTGGTGCCCACAATGGCACAGGGAGTGGTAGAGTATAAGGAGGCATATGGTACTGACCCTGTAACCAGCCAGAACATGCAGTACTTCCTGGACCGGTTTTACATGAGCAGAATTTCCATAAGAATGCTCCTTAACCAGCACA CGTTGCTGTTTGGAGGGAAAGTGCAGGTGAACCCAGCTCATCCTAAACAAATAGGCAGTATTGATCCTTACTGTCGTGTCACTGATGTGATTAAAG ATGCATATGAAAATGCTCGAGACTTATGTGACCGATACTACATGAACTCTCCAGAATTAAAACTAGAAGAATTCAATG GTAAAGAACCCAACAAGCCCATAACTGTGGTTTATGTGCCATCTCATTTGTATCACATGGCGTTTGAATTATTCAAG AATGCCATGCGAGCCACCATGGAGCTGTATGGTGACGCTATGGAGTACCCTGCAATTCATGTTAAGATTATCCTGGGTGATGAAGATCTCACTGtgaag GTCAGCGATCTTGGAGGTGGGGTACCACTCAGGAAGATTGACAGGTTGTTCACGTACACATACTCCACTGCCCCGAGGCCTCAAATGGACACATCCCGCGCTGCACCATTG GCTGGTTATGGCTATGGTCTGCCCATCTCCAGACTGTATGCCAGGTACTTCCAGGGGGAACTGCAGCTCTATTCAATGGAGGGCCATGGCACAGATGCTGTTATATACATCAGA GCACTTTCTACAGAGTCCATTGAAAGGCTCCCAGTATATAACAAATCAGCATGGAAACATTACAAGACCATGCAGGAGGCCGATGACTGGTGTGTGCCGAGCAAAGAACCCAAAGACATGAGCACCTTCCGCAGCATTTAG